Proteins encoded together in one Streptomyces sp. NBC_01216 window:
- a CDS encoding alpha/beta hydrolase — protein MNPRAGVLLATGALVAGTVTVLPASAEPRPEPTPRPLARLVWSDCPTTRYPRLECGSLEVPLDHDDPAGRTVTLALSRVAHTAEESQGPLLVNPGGPGGSGRAMAGFVAASLPPAVAAQYDVIGFDPRGVGRSEPALDCRPGHFTAVRPDSVPVGAEGERTGVERARAFAEACGAKYADLLPYIDTVSTARDMDAIREAVGASRLNYLGYSYGTYLGAVYARLYPERVRRMALDSVVDPRGVWYRDNLAQDHAFDARHKDFLAWVARHDAAYRLGTDPAAVEAAWYRMRAALRETPAGGEVGPSELEDTFLPGGYYDGYWPALAAAFSAYVHDGDDAPLRAAYEALAAPDDASDNGYSVYTSVQCRDAAWPRDWGVWREDNWAAHAKAPFATWNNAWYNAPCAFWPVDSLKPPELTNDEVPPILILQATNDAATPYQGAAELHRRVRGSSLVVEQGGGNHGVTLSGNACPDEHLATYLATGRVPRGDGLSEADAVCARLPAPEPVRPTARHGGATGGAVLHDLLGHRR, from the coding sequence ATGAACCCACGTGCAGGCGTGCTGCTCGCCACTGGGGCACTGGTCGCCGGGACGGTCACCGTCCTGCCCGCGTCCGCGGAGCCACGCCCCGAACCGACCCCCCGCCCCCTCGCCCGCCTCGTCTGGTCCGACTGCCCCACCACGCGGTATCCGAGGCTGGAGTGCGGCTCTCTGGAGGTCCCGCTCGACCACGACGACCCGGCCGGCCGGACCGTCACGCTGGCGCTGAGCCGGGTCGCGCACACCGCGGAGGAATCCCAGGGGCCGCTGCTCGTCAACCCGGGCGGGCCCGGCGGCAGCGGACGCGCGATGGCGGGGTTCGTGGCCGCTTCGCTGCCTCCCGCCGTGGCGGCGCAGTACGACGTGATCGGCTTCGACCCGCGCGGTGTCGGCCGCAGCGAGCCCGCGCTGGACTGCCGGCCGGGCCACTTCACAGCCGTACGGCCCGACTCGGTACCCGTCGGGGCGGAGGGCGAACGCACCGGTGTCGAACGGGCGCGGGCGTTCGCGGAGGCGTGCGGCGCGAAGTACGCCGACCTGCTGCCGTACATCGACACGGTGAGCACCGCCCGCGACATGGACGCGATCCGCGAGGCGGTGGGCGCGAGCCGGCTCAACTACCTCGGGTACTCCTACGGCACCTACCTCGGGGCCGTGTACGCCCGGCTGTACCCGGAGCGGGTGCGCAGGATGGCCCTGGACTCCGTGGTCGATCCGCGCGGCGTCTGGTACAGGGACAATCTGGCGCAGGACCACGCCTTCGACGCCCGGCACAAGGACTTCCTCGCCTGGGTCGCGCGCCACGACGCCGCCTACCGGCTGGGCACCGACCCGGCGGCCGTGGAGGCCGCCTGGTACCGGATGCGCGCCGCGCTGCGGGAGACTCCGGCGGGCGGCGAGGTCGGACCCTCGGAACTCGAGGACACCTTCCTGCCCGGCGGCTACTACGACGGGTACTGGCCCGCCCTCGCCGCGGCCTTCTCCGCCTACGTCCACGACGGGGACGACGCTCCGCTCAGAGCGGCCTACGAGGCCCTCGCCGCGCCCGACGACGCGTCCGACAACGGCTACTCGGTGTACACCAGTGTCCAGTGCAGGGACGCGGCCTGGCCGCGCGACTGGGGTGTCTGGCGCGAGGACAACTGGGCGGCCCACGCGAAGGCGCCCTTCGCCACCTGGAACAACGCCTGGTACAACGCGCCCTGCGCGTTCTGGCCGGTGGACTCGCTGAAGCCGCCGGAGCTCACGAACGACGAGGTGCCGCCGATCCTCATCCTCCAGGCGACGAACGACGCGGCCACGCCCTACCAGGGCGCCGCCGAGCTGCACCGGAGGGTGCGGGGCTCCAGCCTGGTGGTCGAGCAGGGCGGCGGGAACCACGGGGTGACGCTCAGCGGGAACGCCTGTCCGGACGAGCATCTGGCGACGTATCTGGCCACGGGGCGGGTGCCGCGCGGCGACGGGCTGTCGGAGGCGGACGCCGTGTGCGCGAGGCTGCCCGCCCCCGAGCCCGTGCGGCCGACGGCCCGCCACGGCGGCGCGACGGGCGGCGCCGTCCTCCACGACCTGCTGGGTCACCGGCGCTGA
- the ccrA gene encoding crotonyl-CoA carboxylase/reductase, producing the protein MKHILDAIQSPDTTSADFAHIKLPESYRAVTVHKDETEMFRGLESRDKDPRKSLHLDEVPLPELGPGEALVAVMASSVNYNSVWTSIFEPVSTFGFLERYGRLSDLSKRHDLPYHIIGSDLAGVVLRTGPGVNAWQPGDEVVAHCLSVELESSDGHNDTMLDPEQRIWGFETNFGGLAEIALVKSNQLMPKPDHLSWEEAASPGLVNSTAYRQLVSRNGAGMKQGDNVLIWGASGGLGSYATQFALAGGANPICVVSSPEKADICRAMGAEAVIDRNADGYKFWKDEHTQDPKEWKRFGKRIRELTGGEDVDIVFEHPGRETFGASVYVTRKGGTIVTCASTSGYNHEYDNRYLWMSLKRIIGSHFANYREAWEANRLIAKGKIHPTLSKVYSLEETGQAAYDVHRNLHQGKVGVLALAPSEGLGVRNPEMREKHIDAINRFRNI; encoded by the coding sequence GTGAAGCACATCCTGGACGCGATCCAGTCGCCGGACACCACGTCCGCGGACTTCGCCCACATCAAGCTCCCCGAGTCGTACCGCGCGGTGACCGTGCACAAGGACGAGACCGAGATGTTCCGCGGTCTCGAGAGCCGCGACAAGGACCCCCGCAAGTCCCTCCACCTCGACGAGGTCCCGCTCCCCGAGCTCGGCCCGGGTGAGGCCCTGGTCGCCGTGATGGCCAGCTCGGTCAACTACAACTCGGTCTGGACCTCGATCTTCGAGCCGGTGTCGACCTTCGGCTTCCTGGAGCGCTACGGCCGGCTCTCCGACCTCAGCAAGCGCCACGACCTGCCGTACCACATCATCGGCTCCGACCTCGCGGGCGTCGTACTCCGCACCGGCCCCGGCGTGAACGCGTGGCAGCCCGGCGACGAGGTCGTCGCGCACTGCCTCTCGGTCGAGCTGGAGTCCTCGGACGGCCACAACGACACGATGCTCGACCCCGAGCAGCGCATCTGGGGCTTCGAGACCAACTTCGGCGGCCTGGCGGAGATCGCCCTCGTCAAGTCGAACCAGCTGATGCCGAAGCCCGACCACCTGAGCTGGGAGGAGGCGGCGTCCCCGGGCCTCGTCAACTCCACCGCGTACCGCCAGCTGGTCTCCCGCAACGGCGCCGGCATGAAGCAGGGCGACAACGTCCTGATCTGGGGCGCGAGCGGTGGCCTCGGCTCGTATGCCACCCAGTTCGCCCTGGCCGGCGGCGCCAACCCGATCTGTGTCGTCTCCTCCCCGGAGAAGGCCGACATCTGCCGGGCCATGGGCGCCGAGGCGGTCATCGACCGCAACGCCGACGGCTACAAGTTCTGGAAGGACGAGCACACCCAGGACCCGAAGGAGTGGAAGCGCTTCGGCAAGCGCATCCGCGAGCTCACCGGCGGCGAGGACGTCGACATCGTCTTCGAGCACCCGGGCCGCGAGACCTTCGGCGCCTCCGTGTACGTCACGCGCAAGGGCGGCACGATCGTCACCTGCGCCTCGACCTCCGGCTACAACCACGAGTACGACAACCGCTACCTGTGGATGTCGCTGAAGCGGATCATCGGCTCGCACTTCGCCAACTACCGCGAGGCGTGGGAGGCCAACCGCCTGATCGCCAAGGGCAAGATCCACCCGACCCTCTCCAAGGTGTACTCCCTGGAGGAGACCGGGCAGGCCGCCTACGACGTGCACCGCAACCTGCACCAGGGCAAGGTCGGCGTCCTCGCGCTCGCCCCGTCCGAGGGTCTGGGCGTGCGGAACCCGGAGATGCGCGAGAAGCACATCGACGCCATCAACCGCTTCCGGAACATCTGA
- a CDS encoding HpcH/HpaI aldolase/citrate lyase family protein, giving the protein MTSPVNRLRPRRSCLAVPGSNPRFLEKAQGLAADQVFLDLEDACAPLAKPDARHTIVKFLNEGDWTGKTRVVRVNDWTTHWTYRDVVTVVEGAGQNLDCIMLPKVQDAQQIVALDLLLTQIEKTMGFEVGKIGIEAQIENAQGLTQVNAIATASQRVETIIFGPADFMASINMKSLVVGEQPPGYDADAYHYILMSILMAARANNLQAIDGPYLQIRNPEGYRAVAQRAAALGFDGKWVLHPDQVAAANEIFSPSQEDFDHAELILDAYDYYTSEAGGKKGSAMLGDEMIDEASRKMALVISGKGRAAGMQRTTTFEIPSS; this is encoded by the coding sequence ATGACCAGCCCCGTGAACCGTCTGCGTCCGCGCCGCTCCTGCCTCGCGGTGCCCGGCTCCAACCCGCGTTTCCTGGAGAAGGCCCAGGGGCTCGCCGCGGACCAGGTCTTCCTGGACCTGGAGGACGCCTGCGCCCCGCTGGCGAAGCCCGACGCGCGCCACACCATCGTGAAGTTCCTCAACGAGGGCGACTGGACCGGCAAGACCAGGGTGGTTCGCGTCAACGACTGGACGACCCACTGGACGTACCGCGACGTCGTCACCGTCGTCGAGGGGGCGGGCCAGAACCTGGACTGCATCATGCTGCCGAAGGTCCAGGACGCCCAGCAGATCGTGGCGCTCGACCTGCTGCTGACGCAGATCGAGAAGACCATGGGCTTCGAGGTCGGCAAGATCGGCATCGAGGCACAGATCGAGAACGCCCAGGGCCTCACCCAGGTGAACGCGATCGCGACCGCCTCGCAGCGGGTCGAGACGATCATCTTCGGCCCGGCCGACTTCATGGCCTCCATCAACATGAAGTCGCTCGTCGTCGGCGAGCAGCCGCCCGGCTACGACGCGGACGCGTACCACTACATCCTGATGAGCATCCTGATGGCCGCCCGGGCCAACAACCTCCAGGCGATCGACGGACCCTACCTGCAGATCCGCAACCCCGAGGGCTACCGGGCCGTCGCCCAGCGCGCCGCCGCCCTCGGCTTCGACGGCAAGTGGGTCCTCCACCCGGACCAGGTCGCCGCGGCGAACGAGATCTTCTCGCCCTCGCAGGAGGACTTCGACCACGCCGAGCTGATCCTGGACGCGTACGACTACTACACCTCCGAGGCCGGCGGGAAGAAGGGCTCGGCCATGCTCGGCGACGAGATGATCGACGAGGCATCCCGCAAGATGGCCCTGGTCATCTCCGGAAAGGGTCGCGCCGCCGGTATGCAGCGCACCACCACGTTCGAGATCCCCTCCAGCTGA
- a CDS encoding TetR family transcriptional regulator, whose product MQYVQDMSKAAKSPRATSTPDAQESAAGTRAAAQRLKMRRELATAAMELFATKGYEATTVDEIAAAAGVARRTFFRHFRSKEEAIFPDHDDTLVRAEAVLNAAPPHEHPLDTVCRGIKEVMKMYAGSPSVSVERYRLTREVPTLREREIASVARYERLFTRYLLGHFDERDHHDGNDDPLLAEVAASAVVTAHNHVLRRWLRAGGQGDVEAQLDHAFAIVRETFGTGIGARPATAAGQAAQSVAQTPADPPATASAEGGVMVAVARTDAPLDEVMRTIRQALRQG is encoded by the coding sequence ATGCAGTACGTTCAGGACATGTCCAAGGCCGCGAAGTCACCCCGTGCCACGTCCACGCCCGACGCCCAGGAAAGCGCGGCGGGCACCCGCGCGGCGGCCCAGCGCCTCAAGATGCGCCGCGAGCTGGCGACGGCGGCGATGGAACTCTTCGCGACGAAGGGGTACGAGGCGACGACGGTCGACGAGATCGCCGCCGCGGCCGGGGTGGCCCGCCGGACGTTCTTCCGGCACTTCCGCTCCAAGGAAGAGGCGATCTTCCCCGACCACGACGACACCCTGGTGCGGGCGGAGGCTGTGCTGAACGCCGCACCGCCCCACGAGCACCCGCTGGACACGGTCTGCCGGGGCATCAAGGAAGTCATGAAGATGTACGCCGGGTCTCCCTCGGTCTCCGTGGAGCGGTACCGGCTGACGCGTGAGGTTCCGACGCTGCGGGAGCGCGAGATCGCCTCGGTGGCCCGCTACGAACGGCTCTTCACCCGCTATCTGCTGGGCCACTTCGACGAACGCGACCACCACGACGGCAACGACGATCCGCTGCTCGCCGAGGTGGCCGCCTCGGCGGTCGTCACCGCCCACAACCACGTGCTGCGCCGCTGGCTGCGGGCCGGCGGTCAGGGCGACGTGGAGGCGCAGCTGGACCACGCCTTCGCGATCGTCCGCGAGACCTTCGGCACCGGCATAGGCGCCCGGCCGGCCACGGCCGCCGGGCAGGCCGCGCAGAGCGTCGCGCAGACCCCCGCCGACCCGCCCGCCACGGCCTCCGCGGAGGGCGGCGTGATGGTGGCCGTGGCCCGGACGGACGCTCCGCTGGACGAGGTCATGCGCACCATCCGGCAGGCGTTGCGGCAGGGCTGA
- a CDS encoding 3-hydroxyacyl-CoA dehydrogenase family protein gives MDTPLSTIAVIGLGTMGTGIADVLARAGREVIGIDVSDVAASHAVAALDASTTRAVDRGRITEKERQDVLARFRTFSDLQAAADADLVIEVVPESYEAKQEVFRALDSIVRPDTIIATGTNALSVTRLAADSAHPERVLGLHFFTPVQAMKLVEVVSSVLTAPGAVDAVTALAHDLGKEPVAVGDRPGFVADGLLFGYLNQAAAMYEAKYASREDIDAAMRLGCGLPMGPLALLDLIGVDTARTVLEAMYSESQDRLHAPAPILKQLSEAGLTGRKSGRGFYTYDAPGSASTVRDALTPPEDSAAGDRPAREVRSVGVAGSGTMASGIAEVFAKAGYDVVLAARSQEKADTAKARIATSLARSVDKGRMTAGARDETLARISAAGSLDSFAEVDLAVEAVAEDLEIKRQLFATLDKICKPGAVLATTTSSLPVVACARATSRPQDVIGMHFFNPAPAMKLVEIVRTVLTADDVHATVREVTTKIRKHPVDCGDRAGFIVNALLFPYLNNAVKMVQDHYATLDDIDAAMKLGGGYPMGPFELLDVVGLDVSLAIEKVLHREFRDPGLAPAPLLEHLVAAGCLGRKTGRGFREYARR, from the coding sequence ATGGACACCCCTCTCTCCACCATCGCCGTCATCGGCCTCGGCACCATGGGCACCGGTATCGCCGACGTCCTCGCCCGCGCCGGCCGTGAGGTCATCGGCATCGACGTCAGCGACGTCGCCGCCTCCCACGCGGTCGCCGCCCTGGATGCCTCCACCACCCGTGCCGTGGACCGTGGACGGATCACCGAGAAGGAGCGGCAGGACGTCCTCGCGCGCTTCCGCACCTTCTCCGACCTCCAGGCCGCCGCCGACGCCGACCTCGTCATCGAGGTCGTGCCCGAGTCGTACGAGGCCAAGCAGGAGGTCTTCCGGGCCCTGGACTCGATCGTCCGGCCGGACACGATCATCGCCACCGGTACCAACGCGCTCTCGGTCACCCGGCTCGCCGCCGATTCGGCCCACCCCGAACGCGTCCTCGGCCTGCACTTCTTCACCCCGGTCCAGGCCATGAAGCTGGTCGAGGTGGTCTCCTCGGTGCTGACCGCCCCGGGGGCCGTCGACGCCGTCACCGCCCTCGCCCACGACCTCGGCAAGGAGCCGGTCGCGGTCGGCGACCGCCCCGGGTTCGTCGCCGACGGGCTGCTCTTCGGCTACCTCAACCAGGCCGCGGCGATGTACGAGGCCAAGTACGCCTCCCGCGAGGACATCGACGCCGCCATGCGGCTGGGCTGCGGTCTGCCGATGGGGCCGCTGGCGCTGCTCGACCTGATCGGGGTGGACACCGCCCGTACGGTCCTGGAGGCGATGTACAGCGAGTCCCAGGACCGGCTGCACGCCCCCGCCCCGATCCTCAAGCAGCTCAGCGAGGCCGGGCTGACCGGCCGGAAGTCGGGGCGCGGCTTCTACACGTACGACGCGCCGGGCTCCGCCTCCACGGTCCGTGACGCGCTGACGCCGCCGGAGGACTCGGCGGCCGGTGACCGGCCGGCCCGCGAGGTCCGCTCGGTGGGTGTCGCGGGCTCCGGCACGATGGCCTCGGGCATCGCCGAGGTGTTCGCCAAGGCCGGCTACGACGTCGTGCTCGCCGCCCGCTCCCAGGAGAAGGCCGACACGGCGAAGGCGCGGATCGCCACGTCACTGGCACGCTCGGTCGACAAGGGCAGGATGACCGCCGGGGCACGGGACGAGACGCTGGCCCGGATCTCCGCGGCCGGCTCGCTCGACTCCTTCGCCGAGGTGGACCTGGCCGTCGAGGCCGTCGCCGAGGACCTGGAGATCAAGCGGCAGCTGTTCGCGACGCTCGACAAGATCTGCAAGCCGGGCGCGGTGCTCGCCACCACGACGTCCTCACTGCCCGTCGTCGCCTGCGCCCGCGCCACCTCGCGCCCGCAGGACGTCATCGGCATGCACTTCTTCAACCCGGCCCCGGCGATGAAGCTGGTCGAGATCGTCCGTACGGTGCTGACCGCCGACGACGTCCACGCCACGGTCCGCGAGGTCACCACGAAGATCCGCAAGCACCCGGTGGACTGCGGCGACCGGGCCGGGTTCATCGTCAACGCCCTGCTCTTCCCTTACCTGAACAACGCGGTCAAGATGGTCCAGGACCACTACGCGACGCTGGACGACATCGACGCCGCGATGAAGCTGGGCGGCGGCTACCCGATGGGGCCGTTCGAGCTGCTGGACGTCGTCGGCCTCGATGTCTCGCTCGCGATCGAGAAGGTGCTGCACCGCGAGTTCCGCGACCCGGGTCTGGCCCCGGCGCCGCTTCTGGAGCACCTGGTGGCGGCCGGCTGCCTGGGGCGCAAGACGGGGCGCGGCTTCCGCGAATATGCCCGACGCTGA
- a CDS encoding MaoC family dehydratase, which yields MQFGRTYEEFEVGAVYKHWPGKTVTEYDDHLFCLLTMNHHPLHMDVNYAENTTDFGKNVVVGNYIYSLLLGMSVPDVSGKAIANLEIESLRHVAPTFHGDTLYGETTVLDKTPSKSKNDRGIVYVETKGYKQDGTLVCVFRRKVMVPTETYIKERGGEQPGRPELIEPSKKPEK from the coding sequence ATGCAGTTCGGCCGTACCTACGAAGAGTTCGAAGTCGGTGCCGTCTACAAGCACTGGCCCGGAAAGACGGTCACCGAGTACGACGACCATCTCTTCTGTCTGCTGACGATGAACCACCACCCGCTTCACATGGACGTGAACTACGCGGAGAACACGACGGACTTCGGGAAGAACGTCGTCGTCGGCAACTACATCTACTCGCTGCTGCTCGGCATGTCCGTACCGGACGTCTCGGGCAAGGCGATCGCCAACCTGGAGATCGAGTCGCTGCGCCATGTGGCGCCGACCTTCCACGGCGACACCCTCTACGGCGAGACCACGGTCCTCGACAAGACACCCTCGAAGTCGAAGAACGACCGCGGCATCGTCTACGTCGAGACCAAGGGCTACAAGCAGGACGGCACCCTCGTCTGCGTCTTCCGCCGCAAGGTGATGGTGCCCACCGAGACGTACATCAAGGAGCGCGGCGGCGAGCAGCCCGGCCGCCCCGAGCTGATCGAGCCCTCCAAGAAGCCGGAGAAGTAG
- a CDS encoding HEAT repeat domain-containing protein, protein MDIARENARDEEFRSMIDRLRDEIRNAPEGPARCRALLLTEDHDRLAEVLAAPHRPLWAREIAAYRLGVARDPRAFETLVLLVNHRDPERCVSAAHALVRLGDPRTARAAAALATNELRVAYALLPVRLLTELRAPESVPALITVLERRLRPGDPHWRVALACVEGLGALGDPRARLSLEAALSHPRLGEAARTALARLDH, encoded by the coding sequence ATGGATATCGCCCGCGAGAACGCCCGCGACGAAGAATTCCGCTCGATGATCGATCGATTGCGGGACGAGATCCGGAACGCACCCGAGGGCCCCGCGAGATGCCGCGCATTGCTCCTCACCGAGGACCACGACCGGCTCGCCGAGGTGCTCGCCGCGCCGCACCGGCCGCTCTGGGCCCGGGAGATCGCCGCCTACCGTCTCGGTGTCGCCCGAGACCCGCGCGCCTTCGAGACCCTGGTCCTGCTCGTCAACCACCGCGACCCCGAGCGGTGCGTCAGCGCCGCGCACGCCCTGGTACGGCTCGGCGACCCGCGCACCGCACGGGCCGCCGCCGCTCTGGCCACCAACGAACTCCGGGTGGCCTACGCCCTGCTGCCGGTCCGGCTGCTCACCGAACTGCGCGCGCCCGAGTCGGTACCGGCGCTGATCACCGTCCTGGAACGCCGGCTGCGGCCCGGTGATCCGCACTGGCGGGTCGCCCTCGCCTGCGTCGAGGGCCTGGGGGCGCTCGGCGACCCGCGTGCCCGCCTCTCGCTCGAGGCGGCCCTGTCCCATCCCCGCCTGGGGGAGGCGGCACGCACCGCACTCGCCCGGCTGGACCACTGA
- a CDS encoding protein meaA → MTERQPTQKDRPWLMRTYAGHSTAEASNELYRRNLAKGQTGLSVAFDLPTQTGYDPDHILARGEVGRVGVPVSHLGDMRRLFQDIPLEQMNTSMTINATAMWLLALYQVVAEEQGADVTRLQGTTQNDIVKEYLSRGTHVFPPGPSLRLTTDMITYTVNSIPKWNPINICSYHLQEAGATPVQEISYAMSTAIAVLDAVRESGQVPADRFGDVVARISFFVNAGVRFVEEMCKMRAFGRIWDTITRERYGIENAKQRRFRYGVQVNSLGLTEAQPENNVQRIVLEMLAVTLSKDARARAVQLPAWNEALGLPRPWDQQWSLRIQQVLAHESDLLEYEDIFAGSHVIEAKVDSLVKECLAEIERIQEMGGAMAAVESGYLKSQLVSSHAERRARIEAGEEKIVGVNVFQSTEENPLTADLDTAIMTVDPANEARVVAALHEWRDNRDESRAQDSLAALKATAAGEGNLFAATLECARAGVTTGEWSWALRDVFGEFRAPTGVSSAPVAVTAEEGTPLALVREKVARTADELGTGRLRLLVGKPGLDGHSNGAEQIAVRARDAGFEVVYQGIRLTPEQIVNAALAEDVHCVGLSILSGSHAELVPDVLERLREAGAATSAAGPGGPGDTPIPVIVGGIIPSADAVDLKRAGVAAVFTPKDFGITEIIGRIVDEIRKANKLDPLEVPA, encoded by the coding sequence ATGACAGAGCGCCAGCCCACCCAGAAGGACCGGCCGTGGCTCATGCGGACGTACGCCGGTCATTCGACCGCCGAGGCGTCCAACGAGCTGTACCGGCGCAATCTCGCCAAGGGGCAGACCGGCCTCTCGGTCGCGTTCGACCTGCCGACCCAGACCGGCTACGACCCCGACCACATCCTCGCCCGCGGCGAGGTCGGCCGGGTCGGCGTTCCGGTCTCGCACCTCGGTGACATGCGCCGGCTGTTCCAGGACATCCCCCTGGAGCAGATGAACACCTCGATGACCATCAACGCCACCGCGATGTGGCTGCTGGCGCTCTACCAGGTGGTCGCCGAGGAGCAGGGTGCGGACGTCACCAGGCTCCAGGGCACCACCCAGAACGACATCGTGAAGGAGTACCTGTCGCGCGGGACGCACGTCTTCCCGCCCGGCCCGTCGCTCCGGCTGACGACGGACATGATCACCTACACGGTGAACAGCATCCCGAAGTGGAACCCGATCAACATCTGCAGCTACCACCTGCAGGAGGCGGGGGCCACTCCGGTCCAGGAGATCTCCTACGCGATGTCCACGGCCATCGCGGTGCTCGACGCGGTCCGCGAATCCGGACAGGTGCCCGCGGACCGCTTCGGCGACGTCGTCGCCCGCATCTCCTTCTTCGTCAACGCGGGCGTCCGCTTCGTCGAGGAGATGTGCAAGATGCGGGCGTTCGGCCGCATCTGGGACACGATCACCCGGGAGCGGTACGGCATCGAGAACGCCAAGCAGCGCCGCTTCCGCTACGGCGTCCAGGTCAACTCGCTCGGTCTCACCGAGGCCCAGCCGGAGAACAACGTCCAGCGCATCGTCCTGGAGATGCTGGCCGTCACCCTCTCCAAGGACGCCCGCGCGCGCGCCGTCCAGCTGCCCGCGTGGAACGAGGCCCTGGGCCTTCCCCGTCCCTGGGACCAGCAGTGGTCCCTGCGCATCCAGCAGGTCCTGGCGCACGAGTCGGACCTGCTGGAGTACGAGGACATCTTCGCCGGTTCGCACGTCATCGAGGCCAAGGTCGACTCGCTCGTCAAGGAGTGCCTGGCCGAGATCGAGCGGATCCAGGAGATGGGCGGGGCCATGGCGGCCGTCGAGTCCGGCTACCTCAAGTCGCAGCTCGTCTCCTCGCACGCCGAGCGGCGCGCCAGGATCGAGGCCGGCGAGGAGAAGATCGTCGGCGTGAACGTCTTCCAGTCGACCGAGGAGAACCCGCTCACCGCGGACCTCGACACGGCGATCATGACGGTCGACCCGGCCAACGAGGCCCGTGTCGTCGCGGCGCTCCACGAGTGGCGCGACAACCGCGACGAGAGCCGCGCCCAGGACTCCCTGGCCGCGCTGAAGGCCACCGCCGCCGGGGAGGGCAACCTGTTCGCCGCCACCCTGGAGTGCGCGCGGGCCGGGGTGACGACCGGCGAGTGGTCCTGGGCCCTGCGGGACGTCTTCGGCGAGTTCCGCGCGCCGACGGGTGTCTCCTCGGCCCCGGTCGCGGTGACGGCCGAGGAGGGCACTCCGCTGGCCCTCGTCCGGGAGAAGGTGGCGCGCACGGCGGACGAGCTCGGCACCGGCCGGCTGCGCCTGCTGGTCGGCAAGCCGGGCCTGGACGGACACTCCAACGGCGCCGAGCAGATCGCGGTGCGCGCGCGTGACGCCGGCTTCGAGGTGGTGTACCAGGGAATCCGGCTGACCCCGGAGCAGATCGTGAACGCCGCCCTCGCCGAGGACGTGCACTGCGTGGGCCTGTCGATCCTCTCGGGCTCGCACGCCGAGCTGGTCCCGGACGTCCTGGAGCGTCTGCGCGAGGCGGGCGCCGCCACCTCCGCCGCCGGGCCCGGCGGTCCGGGCGACACGCCCATCCCGGTCATCGTCGGCGGCATCATCCCCAGCGCCGACGCAGTAGACCTGAAGCGCGCGGGTGTGGCCGCCGTCTTCACACCGAAGGACTTCGGTATCACGGAGATCATCGGCCGTATCGTCGACGAGATCCGGAAAGCGAACAAGCTCGACCCCCTGGAGGTCCCCGCATGA
- a CDS encoding SRPBCC family protein yields the protein MAQVEATTERIIAADAEQVFDALADYDGTRAKLLPEHFSEYEVREGGDGEGTLVHWKLQATSKRVRDCLLDVTEPTDGRLVEKDRNSSMVTTWTVTPAGEGRCTAVVSTVWDGASGIGGFFERTFAPKGLGRIYDAVLDKLAAEVEK from the coding sequence ATGGCGCAGGTCGAGGCCACGACGGAGCGGATCATCGCGGCGGACGCGGAGCAGGTGTTCGACGCGCTGGCCGACTACGACGGCACGCGCGCGAAGTTGCTCCCCGAGCACTTCAGCGAGTACGAGGTGCGCGAGGGCGGCGACGGCGAGGGGACCCTCGTCCACTGGAAGCTCCAGGCCACCAGCAAGCGCGTCCGTGACTGTCTCCTGGACGTCACCGAGCCCACCGACGGGCGACTGGTCGAGAAGGACCGCAACTCCAGCATGGTCACCACCTGGACCGTCACCCCCGCGGGCGAGGGCCGCTGCACGGCGGTCGTGAGCACCGTCTGGGACGGCGCCTCGGGCATCGGCGGCTTCTTCGAGAGGACCTTCGCCCCCAAGGGGCTCGGCCGCATCTACGACGCCGTCCTGGACAAGCTGGCCGCCGAGGTCGAGAAGTAG